Part of the Carnobacterium pleistocenium FTR1 genome is shown below.
CCGTAAATGTTTTAGGCACATCCATAGCTGCAGTTGCAATGTACAAATCATAGTCTTCTGCTAATTCACGCAAGACAGTCTGGCTATCTTTCATCACCGGGATGTTCCTGAAAAAGGCATGAGTGTTGATCAAAGGATAAAGTTCCTTAATAGTCGATACCAGATCAAAATTCGGATTTTCTTTTAGATAGTCTTCAATACTATCAAAAGAGATGTTGTACTCTTTTTTGAATAATTCGATAAAACTAATTTCCATATCTGCAATAACTTGATCCATATCGATTGCAATTTTCTTTTTCACAAAAACACCCTTTCGTTTTTCAAGATAGTCCGTTGCTTAGAGCCAGAGCCGCCTCAGCAGCGTGCATACCTGCAATACGGCCAGTAATAAAGGCGCCCGTAATATTGTATCCGCCTGTGTAGCCATTGTAATCTAAAATTTCACCAGTAAAGAAGAGACCACTAGTGAATTTACTTTCCATCGTTTTTGGATTCACTTCTTTTGTATTGATTCCGCCACCAGTAACAAAGGCTTTTTCAATCGGTAAAGTACCATTGGCTGTAAAACGAAAGTCCTTGATGAATTCAATCAATTGCGTTACTTTTTCTGGCGTAGCTTGTTTTAAAGGAGTATTTTCATCCAAATCAGCTTTTTCCAATGCAAATAGTAAATAGCGTTCAGGAACAAGGCCCTTCAATGCGTTTTTTGTGCTTTTATCGCCATCATTTTTTATCAATTGTTGCAGCTGTTGAGTCAATTCGCCTTTAGAAATATCAGGAAGAGCATCTAAACTCATCACAACTTCTTGCGTTTTATCGCGTTTCATCGTTTGATGAACAAACATAGAGCAACGCAAGACGGCTGGTCCAGAAATACCAAAGTGAGTAAAGATCATATCCATTTGGTGAGTGATGACTTTTTTACTTTTTTTATTCAACACACTTAAAGCAATGTCCCTTAAAGAAAGTCCTTGTAACGTTTTTTCTTGGATAAAAGATTCATCGGAAGTAACAGGAGCTTCTGTAGGGTAAAGGGGTTCAATCGTGTGGCCCGCTTTCTTTGCCCATTTGTACCCATCACCAGTTGACCCGGTTCTAGGCATAGCTCTTCCGCCAGTTGAAACGATCACACAACTTGCGTGTATACTGCGACCATCTTCTAACAGTACTCCAATTGCTTTACCCTCATCAAATAATAACGTCTCAACTGGAGCTTCTGCATAAATAGCAATTTCTAAACGATCCATGATCCCAATCAAGGCTTCTAAAATTGTTCGCGATTTATCGGTTATAGGGAACATTCTGCCATGATCTTCTTCTTTTAGTACCACACCATTTGATTTGAAAAATTCCATGATGTCGTAGTTATCATATTGATAAAATGCGCTGTATAAAAAGCGACCATTTCCAGGAATATGTGAAATAATCTCTTCTTTATCACGATTATTGGTAACATTACATCTACCGCCACCAGTTACGAGTAATTTACGTCCAAGTGTTTTATTTTTTTCAACGACGGCTACTTTTGCGCCATGTTCTGCTGCTGAAATAGCAGCCATCATACCGCTGGTTCCTCCGCCAACTACTAATACATCATACTTTGTCATTTCTTTTATTGACCTCATTTCTACTGATCACGTGCGTCCAATTTTTCTTCTCTTACTTTATCATATTTTAACAGTTTGTACCATTAACCTGTAGACTAGATTTATGGTACACTAATTTTTATTGTTAAGAATGTGTTTGAACTGTTATGATGTACAAGGTAATAAAATAAACCGAAAAGGAAGATGAACTTCATGGAACTTTTGATTGCACTTATACCGGCCTTGGCTTGGGGCAGTATTGGCTTAGTAAGTAATAAACTAGGAGGGAACTCTTACCAACAAACAGTAGGGATGGCAGCTGGAGCAGCTTTTTTTGCAATCGGCGTTTATTTTGTCTATCAACCAACCATCGATCTAAAAATTATTTTAGTTGGATTATTGTCTGGAACGTTTTGGTCATTAGGCCAAATGCAACAGTTCCAAAGTATGAGATTCATCGGCGTATCGAATACATTGCCGATTTCAACAGGCTTACAATTGATTGTCAACACGCTTGCAGGAGTTCTTCTATTTAGAGAATGGACAAGTTCTAGAGATATTATTTTAGGAGTTATTGCTATTATCATTTTAATTTTTGGAGTGACATTTACAACAGTAACAGATACGAAAGAAAAAACGGATAGTTCTAAAGAGCAAAATAAAGCTGGAGCAAAAGCTTTGCTTTATTCTACAATAGGGTACGGTTTGTATACGATCACGATAAATGCATCTGGAGTAGATGCGTTGGCCGTTATTTTACCACAATCTGTAGGAATGTTGATTGGTTCACTACTCTTTTCAGCTAAGCAAGAAATCAAGAGCAAATACACACTGCGTAACTTGGTGACTGGTTTATTATGGGCTACAGGGAATATCTTTATGCTGATTTCAATGGCAAAAATTGGATTAGCAATTAGTTTTTCACTATCACAAACTGGGATCATCATTTCAACATTGGGTAGTATTTGGTTCTTAGGCGAAACAAAAACCAAACGAGAATTTCGTTATATCTTGATGGGGTGTATTTTAGTTATTGTCGGCGGTGTTTTATTAGGGTATATTAAAGCGTAGTTAAATTATTGAATGGATGGGGTTAGCAAGAAATGAGTTATTTTAGAAAGAAACCATTAGAAGCAGTTGAAAGGCCATCTAATTTAAAAAGAGATTTAAAAACGATGGATCTGATTCTACTAGGTTTAGGTGCAATCGTTGGAACAGGTATTTTTGTGATCACAGGAACAGCTGCTGCATTAACAGCTGGACCAGCATTGATCGTTTCATTTATTATAGCGGCTTTTTCATGCGTTTTGTCGGCCCTTTGTTATGCAGAATTTGCTTCCCGGATTCCCGTGGCAGGTGGAGCTTATTCATATGGCTACGCTGTTTTTGGAGAATTGATTGGCTGGTTAGTCGGTTGGTTGATGATTTGTGAGTATTTACTGGCAAATGCTTCAGTAGCCTCAGGTTGGTCAGGTTATATGAATGGATTTCTAGATGGGATTGGTCTTGGATTGCCTATTGCGTTACGTTCTTCTTATGATATGGATGCTGGATCTTATGTGGATGTAATTGCGGTATTGATTACCTTCTTAGTAACTTATGTCGTGATCCAAGGTGCTAAAAAAGCCTTACGTTTAAACAATATCATGGTGTTTATAAAATTTGGTTTGATTGCATTATTTATTGTTGTCGGCGTATTCTATGTAAAACCAGAAAATTGGACACCTTTTGCTCCTTTTGGCTTTGAAGGAATAGCATCAGGAGCAGCAATCGTTTTCTTTGCTTTCTTAGGATTTGATGCTGTTAGTACTGCTGCAGAAGAAACGAAGAATCCACGCAGAGATATTCCAAGAGGAATCATTGGTTCGCTTGGTATTGCAACGATTTTATATATCGTAGTGACTTTGGTGCTGACAGGGATCGTTCCTTACGCACAGCTAGATATTAAAGATCCAGTTGCCTTTGCCATCCGCTTTATTGGACAAGATTTCATTGCCGGCGTTATTTCTGTCGGAGCTATATTGACCCTTTTGACAGTACTGATTTCAATGACCTATGGATTGGGCCGTTTGATTTATGCTATTGGAAGAGATGGGTTGCTTCCAAAGAAACTCAGCGAAGTGGATGTAAAAACGAGAAGTCCAAAATACGCAACACAATTGGCTGGTTCAGTTTCAGCTATACTTGCGGGTATCGTGCCTCTAGGTAAGTTAGCAGAACTAACGAATATCGTAACATTAATGATATTTGTAATTCTTGCGATAGGAATTATTAAATTGCGCAAAGATCACGGCGAACCAAACGAAGGAGAATTTAAAGTACCTTTTGTACCAGTTTTCCCAATCGTTTCAATTGTTGTGTGTATTTACCTTATGATCCAACTGTCTTTATCGGTTTGGATCGCATTCGTTATTTGGCTGGTCTTAGGCGTGATTTTCTATCTCGCTTATGGATATAAACACAGTGAACTAAATGGTAAGTAACAAGTCTTGATTCTAATTGAAAAAAATCCTTTTAGTTTTGACGATCTTCTAAATACTAAATGGCATTAAACTTAAAAAAGAAACATTTCATTCGTGAAATGTTTCTTTTTTGATAGAATTCTTTAAGAAATGGTAACTGAGGTTTAGTTCGAGCAACTCAAAGCCACTTTCTGTTTTGAGTTACCGCTACTAGCCTTAATTCGAACAACTCAAAGCGACTTTCTATTTTGAGTTACCGCTACTAGCCTTAGTTCGAGCAACTCAAAGTAGTTTTCCATTTGAGTTCGTGTAATGTGCCACAGTTCGAACAACTCAAAATAATTTTTCATTTGAGAAGGAGTAACTAGCCCCTAGTTCGAGCAATTCAGCACAAATGGTTAATTGGATTAGCTGGATTCAAGCGATAAGCTGAAAATGATTCTATTAAAAAGAAAATAACGTCATCTTCAGCTTGTTCGATTCATTTAGTTGAAAACCATTATCCCAAGTAATTTAAAATCGCATCGCGCAGAAATTCAGCAGCTCCACTTCCGGCAGGCTCATCGTAGTAGTTGGTGAATCTTGGATCATCTACATACATTTGCGCCAGTTCTCGGTGAGCTTCTTTTGAATAACTTGGCCATGTATAAGCTAGCCAGTCTTTGTGAAGTTGAGCTAGCTGCAAGGCTTTCTGACTAGCAGAATCATTTGTCTGTATAGCTGTTTTTAAATCAACCAAAATTTTAGCAGCTAAGTCTTGCATTTTTTTGTAGTCATCTTGGCTTAACCTAGCAAACTTTTGATTAGCTTTTTCAATCGTCTCATTGCCATATTTCTCGCGAATCTCTGATCCATGATAGACTTCATTGTTATCCAGTAGTTCTTTTTTAAATCCTACAAATTTTTCTCTATCTGAAAATTGAATCTCTCCTTTCTTACTTGCCAATGTTTGATCAATGGTTTCTAACAGTTGATCAATTTGGGCTTTTTTAGCCAATAAGCGTTGACGGTGCTCCAACAAGGCTTTTTCACTATCGAAATCAACATCATTCAGTAGTTGCTTGATCGTGTCTAAGGGCATATCTAAATTGCGGTAAAATAAAATTAATTGCAATCGGTCTATCTCGTATTCGCCATAAATGCGGTAGCCATTAGAACTTTTCCGTTTTGGAGTCAAGAGCTCAATTTCATCATAGTACCAAAGTGTCCTTTTACTCACGCCAGCGAGGCGACTTAAAGCATCTACCGTATATTCCAACGAAATCCCTTCTTTCTTAATAGCTTTGCTCTACGTCAATTGTAAACCTTGACGCAACGTAAAGGTCAAGTCTTTTGAAAGTAAAATGAATAAAATTACTCGCTCTTTTTTATTGTTTGGTCGAACACTTTTTCTAGTAATGTCTAATCGAATGCTGTAAAATTAGTTAGGTTAAGTCTGAAATTAAAGGTTCTTCAAATTTGATTTTTGGTACAATTGTAAATAATTATTTTAGGGAAATGAAGGTGTAGAAATGTCTTTTGTAGAGATAAAAGATGAGTTTAAACGATATAAAATGGGTGATTCAATCATCGCCGCAAATGATGGGATATCATTTGAAATTGAAAAAGGTGAGTTCGCAGTGATCGTTGGGCCAAGTGGTGCTGGAAAATCAACCGTACTGAATATCTTAGGTGGAATGGATGCTGCAGATGAAGGGGAGATCCTTGTTGATGGAATAGACATCGCCAATTTTAATACTAGACGACTTACTCAATACCGTCGAAATGATGTTGGGTTTGTTTTTCAATTTTATAATTTAGTGCCTAATTTGACCGCTATTGAAAATGTGGAATTGGCATCAGAAATTTCTATCAAAGCATTGGATGCAAAAAAAGTTTTAGAAGATGTTGGACTAGGGGAACGCTTGAACAATTTTCCAGCGCAACTATCTGGTGGAGAACAGCAACGGGTGGCTATTGCTAGAGCTTTAGCTAAGCAACCAAAATTACTGTTATGTGATGAACCAACTGGAGCCTTAGACTATGAAACTGGGAAACAAGTTTTAAAACTATTGCAAGACACCTGTAAAAATACAGGAACAACCGTTATTGTTATTACACATAACAAGGCGATCGCTCCAATGGCTGATCGAGTAATTGAAATAAACAATGCAAAAGTACGTAATGTAACAATGAATGACAACCCTATGTCCGTAGACGATATCGAATGGTAGAGGGGGAGAAAAAGTGAAAAAGAAAGCACTATGGAAAGATATTTTCAAAGAGATGGGGAAATCAAAAACACGATTTCTATCTATTTTTATCATTATCACATTAGGAGTAGCTTTTTTTGCCGGCATCAAAGCGACTGGGCCAGATATGATTGATACAGCAAATCAGTATTACGAAAAGACAAACCTAATGGATACGAAAGTCGTATCTACTTACGGGCTGAATGAGGACGATAAGACAACATTAGAAAGTATTGAAGGCGCAAATGTAACGATGAGTTACAGTCAAGATGTTATCTTTGAGAATAGCAGTTTAGTTGCTAAACTAATGAGTTATTCTTTAGATGAGGAGAATCCACAAAATAAATACATTGTGGACTCCGGACGTTTGCCAGAAAAGACCGGTGAAATTGCTTTAGATAACAACAATAGTATGACCGAGGCTTACAAAATTGGAGATACTGTCACTCTTACTTCGGAAGACGATGAAACAACAGTGGAAGATTCATTTGCCACATCAACTTTTAAAGTGGTCGGTTTTGTGACCAGTCCGCAATACATTGAAAATTCTGCAAGAGGAACAAGTACGGTCGGAAAAGGAACTGTAGATGGATTTGCCGTTATTCCTGAAGAAGATTTCACCTCAGAATTTTATACAGAAGCGTACTTAACTTTTGCACAAAATGAGTCATTGGTATCTTATTCGTCAGAGTACGAGGACAATGTTGAAAAACAAATAACTGATATTGAAGAAGCAGTTGAACAAAGACCAGAAGAACGGTTAGCTGAAATTCGTTCTGAAGCTCAAATAGAAATCGACGATGGGCAAGCTGAAATTGATGATGCTAAACAACAATTAGCAGATGGTCAAGAACAGTTAGATGAGGCTAAAGCTACACTGGATCAAGGTAGAGCAGACTACAATGAAGGATTAGCGGCCTTAGAAACTCAAACAGCTAATGCTCAAGCAACTATCGATCAAAAACGTCAAGAATTAGAGGATGGGAGAGCTGAGTTAGCTGCAAATGAAGCTGATTTGCAGGCATCTCAAGCTCAACTTATTGACGCTCGTGCTAATTTTGAAGCCCAAAAAGTCACAGCAGAGCAATCGTTGGCCAATGGCGAAACATTTGTTGAAAACGCTAGAGCTATCTTAACCACGCCAATTGAGAGTGTGCCAGTTGACACGCAAACGAGCATCACTCAAACAGCTACTTCTCTTGACCCAACACTTGGCGAAGCTTTTACAGGTTATTTTGCCGGGGTTGTTCCATCTAGCACAGTATCAACGGCATTAGATGGCGTGGTTGCTAATTTAGAAGAAACACGTGCCCAAATAAATGCAACAGAAGCAGAATTGTCAGCTAATGAACAACGCGTTACTCAAGGGTTAGCTGCTATCGAAGCTGCAAAAACAACTCTTGCTGACGGTGAAGCTCAATTAGCGGATGCTCAAGCACAATTAGATCAAGAAAAAGCAAACGGTGAAGCTGAACTAGCTGCAGCCTCTGAAAAACTAGCAAATGGACAAGCAGAT
Proteins encoded:
- a CDS encoding MerR family transcriptional regulator produces the protein MEYTVDALSRLAGVSKRTLWYYDEIELLTPKRKSSNGYRIYGEYEIDRLQLILFYRNLDMPLDTIKQLLNDVDFDSEKALLEHRQRLLAKKAQIDQLLETIDQTLASKKGEIQFSDREKFVGFKKELLDNNEVYHGSEIREKYGNETIEKANQKFARLSQDDYKKMQDLAAKILVDLKTAIQTNDSASQKALQLAQLHKDWLAYTWPSYSKEAHRELAQMYVDDPRFTNYYDEPAGSGAAEFLRDAILNYLG
- a CDS encoding 5' nucleotidase, NT5C type yields the protein MKKKIAIDMDQVIADMEISFIELFKKEYNISFDSIEDYLKENPNFDLVSTIKELYPLINTHAFFRNIPVMKDSQTVLRELAEDYDLYIATAAMDVPKTFTAKYEWLQEHFDFIDSQHYIFCGDKSIIHTDYLIDDSIRQLERFSGTGILFVNSLNETEDRYIRANNWKEIRDYFLSIKE
- a CDS encoding GRP family sugar transporter, encoding MELLIALIPALAWGSIGLVSNKLGGNSYQQTVGMAAGAAFFAIGVYFVYQPTIDLKIILVGLLSGTFWSLGQMQQFQSMRFIGVSNTLPISTGLQLIVNTLAGVLLFREWTSSRDIILGVIAIIILIFGVTFTTVTDTKEKTDSSKEQNKAGAKALLYSTIGYGLYTITINASGVDALAVILPQSVGMLIGSLLFSAKQEIKSKYTLRNLVTGLLWATGNIFMLISMAKIGLAISFSLSQTGIIISTLGSIWFLGETKTKREFRYILMGCILVIVGGVLLGYIKA
- a CDS encoding ABC transporter ATP-binding protein — protein: MSFVEIKDEFKRYKMGDSIIAANDGISFEIEKGEFAVIVGPSGAGKSTVLNILGGMDAADEGEILVDGIDIANFNTRRLTQYRRNDVGFVFQFYNLVPNLTAIENVELASEISIKALDAKKVLEDVGLGERLNNFPAQLSGGEQQRVAIARALAKQPKLLLCDEPTGALDYETGKQVLKLLQDTCKNTGTTVIVITHNKAIAPMADRVIEINNAKVRNVTMNDNPMSVDDIEW
- a CDS encoding amino acid permease, with amino-acid sequence MSYFRKKPLEAVERPSNLKRDLKTMDLILLGLGAIVGTGIFVITGTAAALTAGPALIVSFIIAAFSCVLSALCYAEFASRIPVAGGAYSYGYAVFGELIGWLVGWLMICEYLLANASVASGWSGYMNGFLDGIGLGLPIALRSSYDMDAGSYVDVIAVLITFLVTYVVIQGAKKALRLNNIMVFIKFGLIALFIVVGVFYVKPENWTPFAPFGFEGIASGAAIVFFAFLGFDAVSTAAEETKNPRRDIPRGIIGSLGIATILYIVVTLVLTGIVPYAQLDIKDPVAFAIRFIGQDFIAGVISVGAILTLLTVLISMTYGLGRLIYAIGRDGLLPKKLSEVDVKTRSPKYATQLAGSVSAILAGIVPLGKLAELTNIVTLMIFVILAIGIIKLRKDHGEPNEGEFKVPFVPVFPIVSIVVCIYLMIQLSLSVWIAFVIWLVLGVIFYLAYGYKHSELNGK
- a CDS encoding BaiN/RdsA family NAD(P)/FAD-dependent oxidoreductase, with product MTKYDVLVVGGGTSGMMAAISAAEHGAKVAVVEKNKTLGRKLLVTGGGRCNVTNNRDKEEIISHIPGNGRFLYSAFYQYDNYDIMEFFKSNGVVLKEEDHGRMFPITDKSRTILEALIGIMDRLEIAIYAEAPVETLLFDEGKAIGVLLEDGRSIHASCVIVSTGGRAMPRTGSTGDGYKWAKKAGHTIEPLYPTEAPVTSDESFIQEKTLQGLSLRDIALSVLNKKSKKVITHQMDMIFTHFGISGPAVLRCSMFVHQTMKRDKTQEVVMSLDALPDISKGELTQQLQQLIKNDGDKSTKNALKGLVPERYLLFALEKADLDENTPLKQATPEKVTQLIEFIKDFRFTANGTLPIEKAFVTGGGINTKEVNPKTMESKFTSGLFFTGEILDYNGYTGGYNITGAFITGRIAGMHAAEAALALSNGLS